Sequence from the Ancalomicrobiaceae bacterium S20 genome:
CGCCGATCAGCGCGCGGCGCATGAATTCGAATTCGGCGAAGGGGGCGAAGAACGTGTCCCAGATCATCGCGCCCTCACGCCGCATCGCGCGCGCAGAGCGGCGCGGTCCGGTCGAATGCCTCGACCATCCGGCGCGCGGCGGCGAGGTTTTCCGGGGTGACCACATCGCGGGTCGGGCCCCAGGCGACGGTCTCGCGGGCGAGCAGGATCGTCTCGGGGAAGGCATGGCGGACGGTGTCGAGATCGTGCAGGACCGCGACGACCGTGCGCTTCTCCGCGTGCCAGTGCGCGACCAGATCGAGGAGATCGGCGGTGGTCTTGGTGTCGATGGCGTTGAACGGCTCGTCGAGCAGGATCACCGAGGCATCCTGCAGCAGCAGGCGCGCGAACAGCGTGCGCTGCATCTGGCCGCCCGACAGCGTGCCGATGGCGCGGCGCTCGAAGCCTTCGAGGCCGACGGCGGCGAGCGCTTCGGAGATCCGGGTATGGTCGCCGCGGCCGAAGCCGCGGAACAGACCACAGCGGCGCCACAGGCCCATGGCGACGAAATCATAGACCGACAACGGGAACGAGCGGTCGATCTCGGCGAGCTGCGGCAGGTAGGCGATCTCGCGCTGGTCGAGATTGTCGAGCACGATGCGACCGGTGAGCGGCTTCAGCGTGCCCATGATGCCCTTGAGTAGCGTCGACTTGCCGGCTCCGTTCGGGCCGACGATCGCGACCAGGCTGCCCGGCGCGATGCGGCCCGACACATGGTGGACGGCCGGATGGCGGTCATAGCCGAGGGTCAGATTGTCGAAGCCGATCGCGGCGTCGCGGGGGCGGAGCGTGTTCATTGGCAACATCCTCACGCCATGGCCCAATAGACGCCGGCCCAGATCAGAGCCGAGAGACAAGCCGCGACCGCGAGCCTGGCGCCGAGCGACATGCGCAGCATCGACAGGGCCGGCGGCGCGGCGAGCGCGGACTTGTCGGCGGACGCTGCCGGGCCGTGGTCATGCGCGTGTCCGTGGTCATGCGCGTGCCCGTGGTGGTGCGCATGTCCGTGATGGTGTGCATGAGACGCATGTCCGGTCGACCCGCCGTGCCGGTGCGCGGACCCGTCCTGCGCTTCGGCGATGGACGGGGCGTGGGCATGCTCGGCACGGGACATCGGAACTCCAGATCTCGGCTCAGGGCACATGCGGTGCCTCGATTGCTTTGGATGTTATATCGTAACACCTGCCATGGCAAGGCTCGGGTTCCGAGGCGGTCCGGCGACTGTCCTCACGTTCCTGTGTGTCACTCTGCAACGTGATCGGCATTGCGATCGGCCCGGCTGGGGCGCGGTGCGGCCCGTGCGGATGCGGCGCGGCGTACCGCTCGGGTCGGACA
This genomic interval carries:
- the aztA gene encoding zinc ABC transporter ATP-binding protein AztA, which codes for MNTLRPRDAAIGFDNLTLGYDRHPAVHHVSGRIAPGSLVAIVGPNGAGKSTLLKGIMGTLKPLTGRIVLDNLDQREIAYLPQLAEIDRSFPLSVYDFVAMGLWRRCGLFRGFGRGDHTRISEALAAVGLEGFERRAIGTLSGGQMQRTLFARLLLQDASVILLDEPFNAIDTKTTADLLDLVAHWHAEKRTVVAVLHDLDTVRHAFPETILLARETVAWGPTRDVVTPENLAAARRMVEAFDRTAPLCARDAA